Proteins from a single region of Methanoculleus horonobensis:
- a CDS encoding S41 family peptidase, with protein MQSKRSQTARAGSILFTLLLTLVSPASAGLYTDSCGMVWTDASVPFEHNNETAYNEELMASYAPIMANLTEPPDLGNISWSAAFRETCAYMEERYAFTEWRGVDWDALHAGYAPKIAEAEENEDSAAYYRTLREFVYAIPDGHVLVLSPDDFGAKHADIGGGYGLGVARLDSGEVIVTYVANGSDAERAGIRFGDEVVSWNGRPVGEAIDATSIIWTPIKPSTAEGILLHKLRFLTRAPVGTPVEIGIAGPADSVPRTVNLTATDDGYETLARTSIFLGREVNDGAAGSSAELKAMITNETVTTRTLPGGIAYIAVYEEFYDVYQPFKAAMKDAIADGAPGIVIDLRFNRGGDDNLAAAYAGWFVDRPVFYEYGTTYDPGTGEPAVLWESWTRPRPDRYEGPVALLVSPYTISSGEGLPKVFAESGTGAIVSWYGTNGAFGMESMGPVLPLGVMTAFPQGASLDENGRIQVDSNASLVGGVAPTVRVPLDRDTLARAMAGEDVQLSYAVDWIRAQAEETTAEPSAEPTQAAPGWAAVLAALAVVAVWYGRR; from the coding sequence GTGCAATCAAAGCGTTCACAGACCGCGAGGGCCGGATCGATCCTGTTCACCCTGCTCCTCACTCTCGTCTCTCCGGCATCCGCCGGCCTCTACACCGACTCGTGCGGGATGGTATGGACGGACGCCTCCGTCCCGTTCGAGCACAACAACGAGACAGCCTACAACGAGGAACTGATGGCATCATATGCACCCATCATGGCGAACCTGACGGAGCCCCCTGATCTCGGCAACATCTCCTGGAGCGCTGCCTTCCGCGAGACCTGCGCCTACATGGAGGAGCGCTATGCCTTCACGGAGTGGCGCGGCGTCGACTGGGACGCGCTGCATGCGGGGTATGCGCCGAAGATTGCGGAGGCCGAGGAGAACGAGGACAGCGCCGCATACTACCGGACGCTCCGCGAGTTCGTCTATGCCATCCCCGACGGGCACGTCCTGGTTCTCTCCCCCGACGACTTCGGGGCGAAGCATGCCGACATCGGCGGGGGCTACGGGCTCGGTGTCGCACGGCTCGATTCGGGCGAGGTGATCGTGACCTACGTCGCGAACGGAAGCGATGCCGAGCGGGCGGGCATCCGGTTCGGCGACGAGGTGGTCTCCTGGAACGGCCGGCCGGTCGGGGAGGCGATCGACGCGACCTCGATCATCTGGACGCCGATCAAGCCCTCGACGGCGGAAGGCATCCTCCTCCACAAACTGCGATTCCTGACCCGGGCGCCGGTCGGCACCCCGGTGGAGATCGGCATTGCCGGCCCGGCGGATTCCGTTCCCCGCACGGTCAACCTGACCGCAACGGACGACGGCTACGAGACCCTCGCCCGGACGAGCATCTTCCTCGGCCGCGAGGTGAACGACGGAGCGGCCGGGTCGTCGGCGGAACTCAAGGCAATGATCACGAACGAGACCGTGACCACCCGGACACTCCCGGGAGGGATCGCCTACATCGCGGTCTACGAAGAGTTTTATGATGTCTACCAGCCTTTCAAGGCGGCGATGAAGGACGCGATCGCCGACGGTGCGCCCGGCATCGTCATCGACCTCCGGTTCAACCGGGGCGGGGACGACAACCTGGCCGCCGCCTACGCCGGGTGGTTCGTGGATCGGCCGGTCTTCTACGAGTACGGCACCACCTACGACCCCGGCACCGGGGAGCCCGCGGTCCTCTGGGAGTCATGGACACGGCCCCGGCCCGACCGCTACGAGGGCCCGGTCGCTCTCCTCGTCAGCCCCTACACCATCAGTTCGGGCGAGGGCCTCCCGAAGGTCTTTGCAGAGTCCGGGACAGGCGCGATCGTCTCGTGGTACGGGACGAACGGGGCGTTCGGGATGGAGTCGATGGGGCCGGTGCTCCCCCTCGGGGTCATGACCGCCTTCCCGCAGGGTGCCTCACTCGACGAGAACGGCCGGATCCAGGTCGACAGCAACGCGTCCCTGGTCGGCGGGGTCGCCCCGACGGTGCGGGTGCCGCTCGACCGGGATACCCTGGCGCGGGCGATGGCCGGGGAGGACGTCCAGCTCTCGTATGCGGTCGACTGGATCCGGGCTCAGGCGGAGGAGACGACCGCGGAGCCTTCCGCGGAGCCGACACAGGCAGCGCCCGGGTGGGCGGCCGTGCTCGCGG